The genomic DNA GCGATATAGAGATGATAAAAAATTTAATCAGCGAAATCATCCTTAATGCCGTTAAAAATACGCCTGACGGCGGTAAAATCGACATCAAGGGCGAGAGGAAGAAGAATGAAACCATCGTCTATATCAGCGATAACGGAAATGGCATTCCTCAAGCCGAGAGGGAGCATCTTTTTGATCCCTTTCACAAAGCGGGAGATTTTATGACCCATTCAAGCGGAACCTATGAATACAAAACGGGAGGGATCGGGATCGGACTTGCCCTGGCAAAACGTATCGTTGAATCTCATGGCGGCAGGATATGGCTGGAAAACGCTTCTCATATCTGCAACTTTTCAAAAGGTTCCTCTTTTGCCGTCAGCCTCCCTCTCCAATAAAAACAAAAGTGGCGGCATGCGTGAAAACCGCTTTACCCTTATCAGAAAGAATCCTGCATTATTGCCATCCTTACCGGTATTCGGACGAAACTTAACCGGCCGCATGTTTTTCCCCTTGCTCTATTTCTTGATACATGCCATATTTTTTTAGTCCTCTTGTAAAGTATTTTTCATTTGCTAAACTTAAATTATCAGCAACAGTCCTGTCCGTTCATTCGGGGAGGCAACGAGTGAATTGACGGCTATTAGCGCAATAAGCTGAAAAATTAATAAACAACATGCCGACTGTATTTAAGGAGAAAAAGTGAGAAGAGAAAAGTTATTACTTGTCGATGATGAAGTTGCCATTCTTGATATCTGTGAAAAAATTCTTGTCAGGGATCAATATGATGTGCTGACGGCATCATCAGGTGAAAAAGCCATGGAAATTATGGATAAGGAAATGGTGGATATTCTTGTTACCGACATAAAGATGCCCGGCATGAGTGGAAAAAAACTGCTCAAGGAAGGAAAGAAAAAATATCCCGATATGTCGGCTGCCATCATTACAGGCTATGCCGACATGAAACTGGCCATAGAAACGATGCACCTGGGGGCGCAGGCCTTCATCATAAAGCCTTTTTCCCCTTCCCAGCTAAAAGATATGCTTCATGCCCTTACCGAAAAAAAAGTCCTGCTCAAAGAGAACCTGAGGCTAAAAACCTTGATGCCCCTCCTTGAAAGCAGCAGGAAGATGCTGGAAAAAATTGATTGCCGTGAAATATGCAATCTCGTTATGAAAGAACTATTGGAAGGCCTTAAAGCGGACAAAGCGGCTATTTTGCTAAGGGAGGAAAATGAATTCCAGGTCATGTCAGGTGATGGCTTTGAAGGTGAAATACTGGAAGAACTTGTAAAGAATGATCATCTTTTAAATAAAATTTCCGACAGAAAAAAGCAGGCGCCCATGAGAGGGGATGCGGTATTTAAAAAACAGCCTGCCCTCGCCGGCGCAAAAATAATAATGACTCCCATTGTTCATGATAAAAAAACTTCCGGACTTTTGATTACACTGAAGGACGGGGACAGTGACAACTTTAGCGAAGGAGAGCTTGAGTTTATCACTATTTTATCCAATCACCTGGCGGCATCCATGGATCGCGCCCTCCTTTACAGGAAACTGGAAGAAGCCCTTGCCGAGGTAAAAGAGGCAGAGAAACTGAAGGATATTTTTCTTCGCAATATTAGTCACGAGTTTCGAACGCCCCTCAATATTGTTATCAGTTTTGCAGAGATTATGCTTGAAGGTTACCGGGGAGGGAAAAAACTTTCCTATGAGAGAGAAAAGCTCGAAATTATCCGTAATAAAGGAGATGAGCTTCTGGCCCTTTTTGAAATGCTTCTCGATGCAAGCGGACTGGAAGCGAACACAATAAAAGCCAGTCTGAAACCGGCGCTCCTGTCCTCATTAATTTCAGAATGCTATCCCTCCTTTAAGAAAAAAGGGGAAGACAAGGGCCTTGCAGTAGTCTTTAAGAGCAACAGGAAAAAACTGCAGGTTGTCATCGATGAAGCGTTAATGAATAAGGTATTAAGCCATGTGCTGAACAATGCCATAAAATTTACCGATAAGGGAAAGGTTGAAATATCAGCGGACAGAGTCGGATCGGAGGTGATTTTGAAAATTCAGGATACAGGTGTGGGCATCGAACAAGATAAAAAGGAAATCATTTTTACAAAATTTCACCAGGGAGATGATTCTATAACCCGGCGATTTGCAGGCGCCGGTCTCGGCCTTTATCTGGCTGAAAAAATGCTGAACCTCATGGAGGGAACAATCGAGGTTGAGAGCCCCCCGCCGGGAACAGGGCAAGGGAGCCTCTTTACAATCAGATTACCTGCTCCGGACTAGGCCCATTCTTATCCCTTACCTGCCGGTATTCTTCTATGGCCTCCTTTATAGCGGAACGAAACTCTCCATTGTCCCAGGGTTTATAAAAACACCTGAAAATTCCGAGTTCGCCGACAGTGGTTTGAACCACGTCATGGTTAACGAGAGCGCTGATCAGGATACTTATTGTTTGCGGTGAAACCTCCCTCGTCTCCCGCAGCAGCTGCAAACCCGACATGCCGGGCATTTTGTAATCGGAAATAAGAAGGGCAACTTCCCTTTTCTTCATAATTTCAATTGCCTCTTCCCCGTTTTTCGCCAATATTATTTCGTAAGGTTCATTGCGCAACAAGCGCCTTATAAGTGATAAAATACAACTTTCGTCATCGACACACAATACGGTATAATTATCCATTCCCACTCCCCCCATTTCTTCACGGAACCACCCTGACGGCATACTCCCTCCTCAGAAAGCTTCCATACACTCTTTAGCCACTTTCATCCGGACAGGCAACTCGATGAGAAAGGTTGTTCCTTCGCCGGGATTACTCATAACCGTAATATTTCCATTATGCTTTTTTATTATATTGTAACTGATGGCAAGCCCCAACCCGGTTCCCTTGCCCGGTTCCTTTGTTGTAAAAAAAGGATCAAATAACTTATTAATAATATCGGGAGGGATGCCTGCTCCTGTATCGCTTACTTCTACAAAAACCTTCTCATTTTCACTAAATGTCTTTATTCGTATTTCCCCTTTATTCTTAATTGCCTGAGAGGCATTAACAAAGAGATTCATAAAAACCTGGTTCAACTGGGTAGGAAAGCACTCAACCTCCGGAATATTCCCATATTCTTTGATAACTTCAGCCTTATATTTAAGTTCATTCCAGACAATATTCAGGGTGCTGTCTATGGCCCTGTGCAAATCAAAAATTTTCCGGTCGGCATCATCGGCCCGGGAAAAATCTCTCAAATCCCGGACGATCTTATAGACCCGGTATGTTCCTTCTTCAGATTCACTGACAAGCTTTTCTATATCATCTTTAATAAAATCGAGGCCCACTTCTTTTTTTATCTTTTCCAGTTCCTTCAGTTGGGCGAAAAAAGCTTTCTGGTCTTTCTTTTTCAAGGCTGAAACAACATCTTCACTCTTGTATAAAATAGCCATAAGATCATGAACATACTCCTTGAGCGTTTTGAGGTTGCTTTGAATAAATCCGATGGGATTATTTATCTCATGGGCAACACCGGCGGCAAGCTGGCCCAGCGATGAAAGCTTTTCTGTCTGAAGGAGCTGGGCATGGGTATTTTTTATTTCTTCATTCGCCTTTTCCAGCTGTGCCGTTCTTTTTTTCACCATGGCTTCCAGGTTTTTGCTGTACCCCTCTATCTTTTCTCTCGAAATTTTCAAAGCTTCCGTCATTTTTGCATTATCAATGGCAACGGCAATCTGCCCTGCCATGGTAATGAGGGTCTCTTTGTCGGACTCATTAAAATAACCTTTCCCGTTTTTGTTAATAACCTCGATAACACCGACGATCTGATCTTTTACAAAGAGAGGAACGGCAATCATGGTTCGGCTTTCAAAACCTGTTTTTTTATCTACGCCGCTAAAAAACCTTTTGTCCTTTTTTAAATCTTCAATAAGGAGCGACTCTCCATGTTCCAGCACCCACCCTGCAACGCCCTGTCCCCGCTTTATCCTGAACTCCTTGACTTCATCCCCCTTTTCACCGAGGGCCACAGTAAATACGAGTTCTCCGCTTACCTTGTCCAGCAAAAGGATTGAACAGGCCTCGGCATTGAGCACAGATTTGCTGATATCCATTATTTTTTCCAGCAGTTTATCCAGATCGAGCGTTGAAGAGATTGCCTTTGAAAGCTTTTCAAAAAGCTCCAGCCTCCTGATCCTCTCTGTCAGTTTTTTTACGAGGGACCGGTTTTCAGTCAGAAGATGCTGCCTTTCGACAGTCTTCATAACGGAATGGAGGAGTTCATCCTCATTAAAAGGTTTCTTTATATAATCGTAAACATCTTTTCTGATCGCTTCCACAGCAGAGTCGGTAGAGGCATAAGCCGTCATAATGATAATGGCCGCATCACGATTTAAGGCCCTGATCTGTGGAATCATTTCAAATCCCGATTCACCGGGCATGACTACGTCGAGGA from Deltaproteobacteria bacterium includes the following:
- a CDS encoding response regulator, whose product is MRREKLLLVDDEVAILDICEKILVRDQYDVLTASSGEKAMEIMDKEMVDILVTDIKMPGMSGKKLLKEGKKKYPDMSAAIITGYADMKLAIETMHLGAQAFIIKPFSPSQLKDMLHALTEKKVLLKENLRLKTLMPLLESSRKMLEKIDCREICNLVMKELLEGLKADKAAILLREENEFQVMSGDGFEGEILEELVKNDHLLNKISDRKKQAPMRGDAVFKKQPALAGAKIIMTPIVHDKKTSGLLITLKDGDSDNFSEGELEFITILSNHLAASMDRALLYRKLEEALAEVKEAEKLKDIFLRNISHEFRTPLNIVISFAEIMLEGYRGGKKLSYEREKLEIIRNKGDELLALFEMLLDASGLEANTIKASLKPALLSSLISECYPSFKKKGEDKGLAVVFKSNRKKLQVVIDEALMNKVLSHVLNNAIKFTDKGKVEISADRVGSEVILKIQDTGVGIEQDKKEIIFTKFHQGDDSITRRFAGAGLGLYLAEKMLNLMEGTIEVESPPPGTGQGSLFTIRLPAPD
- a CDS encoding response regulator, producing MPSGWFREEMGGVGMDNYTVLCVDDESCILSLIRRLLRNEPYEIILAKNGEEAIEIMKKREVALLISDYKMPGMSGLQLLRETREVSPQTISILISALVNHDVVQTTVGELGIFRCFYKPWDNGEFRSAIKEAIEEYRQVRDKNGPSPEQVI
- a CDS encoding response regulator, with the protein product MEKILIVDDDRLIRTVACEILTKAGYDVKMAKCPEEGLELLKKEKAEIILLDVVMPGESGFEMIPQIRALNRDAAIIIMTAYASTDSAVEAIRKDVYDYIKKPFNEDELLHSVMKTVERQHLLTENRSLVKKLTERIRRLELFEKLSKAISSTLDLDKLLEKIMDISKSVLNAEACSILLLDKVSGELVFTVALGEKGDEVKEFRIKRGQGVAGWVLEHGESLLIEDLKKDKRFFSGVDKKTGFESRTMIAVPLFVKDQIVGVIEVINKNGKGYFNESDKETLITMAGQIAVAIDNAKMTEALKISREKIEGYSKNLEAMVKKRTAQLEKANEEIKNTHAQLLQTEKLSSLGQLAAGVAHEINNPIGFIQSNLKTLKEYVHDLMAILYKSEDVVSALKKKDQKAFFAQLKELEKIKKEVGLDFIKDDIEKLVSESEEGTYRVYKIVRDLRDFSRADDADRKIFDLHRAIDSTLNIVWNELKYKAEVIKEYGNIPEVECFPTQLNQVFMNLFVNASQAIKNKGEIRIKTFSENEKVFVEVSDTGAGIPPDIINKLFDPFFTTKEPGKGTGLGLAISYNIIKKHNGNITVMSNPGEGTTFLIELPVRMKVAKECMEAF